Proteins co-encoded in one Mastacembelus armatus chromosome 24, fMasArm1.2, whole genome shotgun sequence genomic window:
- the msgn1 gene encoding mesogenin-1 — MDLDVTTAKILSDWKSHEGSLGEDQESLQPTSPEFIMDSMCSSPEMCYSSGHQEIKDFSFGFPGCKTAPRAQRQSKPKMSTKRRVKASEREKMRMRCLAEALHQLRDYLPPDYSKKGQPMTKIQTLKYTIEYINKLSDILSRT, encoded by the coding sequence ATGGACCTGGATGTTACGACAGCCAAAATACTGTCTGACTGGAAGAGCCATGAGGGAAGTTTGGGAGAAGATCAGGAGTCCCTTCAGCCCACCTCCCCAGAGTTCATCATGGACTCCATGTGCTCTTCACCGGAGATGTGCTACTCTAGCGGCCATCAGGAGATCAAGGATTTCTCTTTTGGCTTCCCGGGATGCAAGACGGCCCCAAGAGCGCAGAGGCAGAGCAAGCCCAAGATGTCCACCAAAAGACGCGTAAAGGCCAGCGAGAGGGAGAAGATGCGCATGAGGTGTCTGGCAGAAGCTCTACATCAGCTCCGTGACTACCTGCCGCCGGACTACAGCAAGAAGGGCCAACCCATGACCAAGATCCAAACCCTCAAATACACCATTGAATACATCAACAAGCTCTCGGACATCCTGAGCCGCACGTAA